In a single window of the Bufo bufo chromosome 5, aBufBuf1.1, whole genome shotgun sequence genome:
- the LOC121001364 gene encoding E3 SUMO-protein ligase ZBED1-like: MVERFLEQQPAVCATLLSPEVRRGESDLCTLNETDVSNAEDAVSALKPMKDATMLMSEERNPTVSLIAPINAQLLQSMTDTMGDTPMIHEIKNSIRTDLQKRYSSEAEKKILHTASALDPRFKGLPFILTDEERLEIFKGVTEEAASLEITSDESERTQEDHQVPRRKQTLEEEDSSPIEDNHSPPSPPKKARSLLVSLLGQSFTDTEGTIEPKKTPYAKAEEEMENYCKAPPLPLTEDPLNWWREHEVIFPLLSRLSKQYLCIPGTSVSAERVFSTAGDVVTAKRSALKPDHVDQLVFLQKNLHVPKC, translated from the exons ATGGTCGAGAGGTTCTTGGAACAACAACCTGCAGTCTGTGCCACCTTGCTGTCTCCAGAAGTCAGAAGAGGAGAGTCCGATCTCTGCACTCTAAACGAAACAGATGTGTCAAATGCAGAGGACGCCGTGAGTGCATTAAAGCCAATGAAGGATGCAACCATGCTGATGTCAGAAGAGCGCAATCCAACAGTTTCTCTCATTGCCCCTATAAATGCACAACTTCTCCAGAGCATGACAGACACGATGGGAGACACACCCATGATCCATGAGATCAAGAATTCTATTAGAACAGATCTCCAGAAGAGGTACAGCAGTGAGGCCGAGAAGAAGATCCTTCATACAGCCTCTGCACTGGATCCTCGCTTTAAGGGACTGCCTTtcatcctcacagatgaagaaagATTGGAGATATTTAAAGGAGTCACTGAGGAAGCTGCATCCTTGGAG ATTACATCAGATGAGAGTGAGAGGACACAAGAGGATCATCAAGTGCCTAGAAGAAAACAAACTCTGGAAGAAGAGGACAGTTCACCCATCGAAGACAACCATTCTCCACCATCTCCTCCCAAAAAGGCCAGATCGCTGCTCGTGAGTTTGCTGGGACAgtctttcactgacactgaaggtACAATAGAACCCAAAAAGACCCCCTATGCCAAGGCTGAAGAGGAAATGGAAAACTATTGTAAAGCCCCACCTCTGCCTCTCACTGAGGACCCTTTGAACTGGTGGCGTGAGCATGAGGTCATATTTCCCCTCCTTTCTCGGCTGTCAAAGCAATACTTGTGTATCCCAGGTACAAGCGTGTCTGCAGAGCGGGTTTTCTCCACTGCAGGAGATGTGGTAACTGCAAAAAGAAGCGCCCTCAAACCAGACCATGTAGATCAATTGGTGTTCTTACAGAAAAATCTACATGTTCCCAAATGCTGA